One window of the bacterium genome contains the following:
- a CDS encoding class I SAM-dependent methyltransferase produces the protein MKLDIGCGPYKQPGFVGVDLDLQPGVDIAADATAMPFGDSTVSYIHTRNTLEHIPKMFDALREFYRVCEDGATIEITVPHFSSYEYWRDPTHIRPFSVLTFDHFDRIRIITYPLPDYVPGIDLEVVRTRLDWWDPWQVTAKRGWKKAVLKMVNATINAVANAKPFLCERFWCWGVGGFVLVTFYLKVHKPMRHV, from the coding sequence ATGAAACTGGACATCGGGTGTGGCCCTTACAAGCAACCGGGATTTGTCGGCGTGGATCTGGACTTGCAGCCCGGCGTAGACATTGCAGCCGATGCGACGGCCATGCCGTTTGGCGACAGCACGGTGTCCTATATCCATACCCGAAATACTCTGGAGCATATCCCCAAAATGTTCGACGCGTTGCGGGAATTCTACCGGGTGTGTGAGGATGGCGCGACCATCGAAATTACCGTGCCGCACTTTTCGAGCTACGAATATTGGCGTGACCCTACGCACATTCGCCCATTCAGCGTGCTGACCTTCGATCATTTCGATCGCATCCGGATTATTACCTATCCGTTACCGGATTATGTCCCGGGTATTGATCTGGAGGTTGTGCGGACGCGGCTGGATTGGTGGGATCCGTGGCAGGTGACGGCCAAACGCGGCTGGAAAAAAGCGGTGCTCAAAATGGTGAACGCCACCATCAATGCTGTGGCCAACGCCAAACCGTTTTTGTGCGAGCGCTTCTGGTGCTGGGGAGTAGGGGGCTTTGTACTTGTGACC
- a CDS encoding penicillin-binding protein activator LpoB: protein MYRMKLAMVILLAALLAVSGCSSKKTVSRIDSSETVDLSGNWNDTDSRLVSNEMISDALSENGQNRPWLSNFLKGKSKNPTVIVGAIQNLTDEHIATGTFVGDIERAFVNSSTVNVVSAKTEREGVREERQDQQANASPETMKQFGQELGADYMLMGKINKITDEEGKEKVAFYQIDLNLTDIQTNQKVWMGQKKIKKFIARKPYKP from the coding sequence ATGTACCGGATGAAACTTGCGATGGTGATTCTGCTGGCGGCCCTGCTGGCAGTCAGCGGCTGCTCCAGCAAAAAGACGGTGTCGCGCATAGATAGCAGTGAGACAGTGGACCTGTCGGGCAACTGGAATGATACCGATAGCCGGCTGGTCTCCAACGAAATGATCAGTGACGCCTTGAGCGAGAACGGCCAAAACCGCCCGTGGTTGTCCAACTTTCTGAAGGGCAAAAGCAAGAATCCCACGGTGATTGTAGGCGCCATCCAGAATCTTACCGATGAGCATATTGCCACCGGGACCTTTGTGGGCGATATTGAGCGCGCCTTTGTCAATTCAAGCACGGTAAATGTGGTCTCGGCCAAGACCGAGCGCGAAGGCGTGCGCGAAGAGCGGCAGGATCAGCAGGCCAACGCGTCTCCTGAGACGATGAAGCAATTCGGCCAGGAACTGGGCGCGGACTACATGCTGATGGGCAAGATCAACAAGATCACCGACGAGGAAGGCAAGGAGAAGGTCGCATTCTATCAGATCGATCTGAATCTGACCGACATCCAGACCAATCAAAAGGTGTGGATGGGACAGAAGAAGATTAAGAAGTTCATCGCGCGCAAGCCGTACAAACCGTAA